GGGCGATGAATCACGGCAGGCGGACCTGTTCAGCGAACCGGCGCGGGCCAAAAACGTCCGGCTCGATACCGTCAGCGACTGGATCCAGGCGCGCTTCGGCGCGGCGGCGCTGACGCGCGCCGCCGAACTGGCTCACACCGCGGAATAAACCCCTGCGACGCTGCGCTCAGGCCGCGCGCCGCCTCTCGATCTTGGATGCCCGCATCAAGTGTGCACGCAGCTCCGGCGTGTCTTCATGTCCGTGGACGGTGATGGCGTGTTGCACGGCGGCTTCTATCAGTTCCGACTCGCTGTCGGCAAAGATGGCGACGGTGCAGTTAACCTCGCTGGGAAAATCTCGGCAGTCTATGAACTTCCTGATCATGGCTCCTCCATTTTATTGTTTCGAGTTTAACTTTCGGAAAAGACCAGCCAATTCAGGACCCCCCACATCCATTTCGTGAGTCCTTTACCAAGCTTAATCCTCGAGAGAGGTGTGTCAAGCAACACGGTCTCGTGTCCTCGGTGTTGTCCTGTGACTGAATGACGCGCGGGGCAGGGATGACAAACTGTCAGAATATTCGACACA
The DNA window shown above is from Sulfuricaulis limicola and carries:
- a CDS encoding DUF1059 domain-containing protein, which codes for MIRKFIDCRDFPSEVNCTVAIFADSESELIEAAVQHAITVHGHEDTPELRAHLMRASKIERRRAA